A region of Cellulophaga sp. RHA19 DNA encodes the following proteins:
- a CDS encoding dihydrolipoamide acetyltransferase family protein, with translation MSKFELKLPQMGESVAEATLTTWLKEVGDTIEMDEAVFEIATDKVDSEVPSEVEGVLVEKLFNVDDIVQVGQTVAIIEISGEAEVTTTTETSAAAVEEKVEDTPEVAAIESSIAVAKETVATSQDFSDSDKFYSPLVKNIAKEEGIAIAELDAITGTGKEGRVTKTDILNYVENRTAPSSNGSAAPKSAPAPQATPAAKAAPVVASAGDEVVPLSRMGKLIAQHMTASIATSAHVQSFIEVDVTNLVNWRNKNKNAFQQREGEKLTFTPIFMEAVAFAIKKFPLINISFDGESVIKKKNINIGMAAALPDGNLIVPVIKNADQLNLVGMAKVVNDLANRSRSNALKPDDIQGGTYTVTNVGTFGSVFGTPIINQPQVAILALGAIRKVPSVIETPEGDFIGIRSKMFLSHSYDHRVVNGALGGMFIKAVADYLEAWDVNREI, from the coding sequence ATGTCAAAATTTGAATTAAAATTACCTCAAATGGGTGAAAGTGTTGCAGAAGCAACATTAACTACTTGGTTAAAAGAAGTAGGAGATACCATAGAGATGGATGAGGCTGTTTTTGAAATTGCCACAGATAAAGTAGATTCTGAAGTTCCTTCTGAAGTAGAGGGTGTCTTAGTTGAAAAACTTTTTAACGTAGATGATATAGTGCAAGTTGGACAAACTGTAGCTATTATAGAAATTTCTGGAGAAGCAGAAGTTACTACTACAACAGAAACTAGTGCAGCTGCGGTTGAAGAAAAAGTTGAAGATACACCAGAGGTTGCGGCTATAGAGAGTTCTATTGCTGTAGCTAAAGAAACTGTTGCAACATCACAAGATTTTAGCGATTCAGATAAATTTTATTCTCCTTTAGTTAAAAACATAGCAAAAGAAGAGGGTATTGCTATTGCAGAGTTAGATGCAATTACTGGTACAGGTAAAGAAGGTAGAGTTACCAAAACTGACATATTAAATTATGTAGAAAACAGAACAGCGCCTAGTAGTAATGGTAGTGCTGCTCCAAAAAGTGCGCCAGCACCACAGGCTACTCCGGCAGCAAAAGCAGCACCAGTTGTTGCATCTGCAGGAGATGAGGTTGTTCCTTTATCTCGTATGGGTAAATTAATTGCACAGCATATGACGGCTAGTATTGCTACATCTGCACACGTGCAAAGTTTTATAGAGGTAGATGTTACTAACCTTGTAAACTGGAGAAACAAAAATAAAAATGCTTTTCAGCAAAGAGAAGGGGAGAAACTAACGTTTACTCCAATATTTATGGAAGCAGTAGCATTTGCTATTAAAAAGTTCCCATTAATAAATATTTCTTTTGATGGTGAATCTGTAATAAAAAAGAAAAACATAAATATAGGTATGGCAGCAGCTTTACCAGATGGTAATTTAATTGTACCTGTAATTAAAAATGCAGATCAATTAAACCTAGTTGGTATGGCAAAAGTTGTAAATGATTTGGCAAACAGATCTAGAAGCAATGCTTTAAAGCCAGACGATATTCAAGGTGGTACATATACGGTAACAAATGTTGGTACATTTGGTAGTGTATTTGGAACACCAATTATTAACCAGCCACAAGTAGCTATTTTAGCTTTAGGAGCCATACGTAAAGTGCCATCTGTAATAGAAACTCCAGAAGGAGATTTTATAGGCATACGTTCTAAAATGTTCTTATCTCATAGTTATGATCACCGTGTTGTAAATGGTGCGTTAGGTGGTATGTTTATAAAAGCAGTAGCAGATTACCTAGAGGCTTGGGATGTAAATAGAGAAATCTAA
- a CDS encoding competence/damage-inducible protein A yields MLAEIITIGDELLIGQVIDTNSAFIGKELNKIGVTVYQITSIQDNKEQILSALKDASKRVDIVLITGGLGPTKDDITKHTLCEYFNDTLVQNNQVLAHVEELFKKFSDKPILEVNKQQAKVLSKATVLHNLKGTAPGMWIKDNDTVFVSMPGVPFEMRYLITEEVVPRVIKEYKRPHIIHKTFITYGVGESALAEQIEAWEDQLPVFIKLAYLPSLGSVRLRLSGTGKNKDILEQAIKDESQKLIALIGDIVYGEEGEDVLEVATAKLLTEKGKTLATAESFTGGKISEIFTSIPGASAYFKGSVVCYATEVKINVLGVSEALIKEYSVVSEQVAIAMATNVQKALKTDFAIATTGNAGPTKGDSNAEVGTVYIGIATPTKIFAIKEQLGGQRERVVNKAINKALELLYKEILGC; encoded by the coding sequence ATGCTTGCCGAAATAATAACCATAGGAGATGAGCTACTTATTGGTCAGGTTATAGATACTAATTCGGCCTTTATAGGTAAAGAATTAAATAAAATTGGTGTTACAGTTTATCAAATAACGTCAATACAAGATAATAAGGAGCAAATTCTTTCTGCTTTAAAAGATGCTTCAAAAAGAGTAGATATTGTCTTAATTACAGGAGGTTTAGGCCCTACTAAAGATGATATTACCAAACATACATTGTGCGAGTATTTTAATGATACTTTGGTTCAAAATAACCAAGTATTGGCACACGTTGAAGAGTTGTTTAAGAAATTTTCTGACAAGCCAATTTTAGAAGTAAATAAGCAACAGGCAAAAGTACTGTCTAAAGCTACAGTATTGCACAATTTAAAAGGTACAGCACCTGGAATGTGGATAAAAGACAATGATACTGTTTTTGTGTCTATGCCTGGTGTTCCTTTTGAAATGCGATATCTTATTACAGAAGAAGTTGTGCCGCGCGTCATAAAAGAGTATAAAAGGCCGCATATAATACATAAAACATTTATAACCTACGGTGTGGGTGAAAGTGCTTTGGCAGAGCAAATAGAGGCTTGGGAAGACCAGTTACCTGTATTTATAAAACTCGCATATTTGCCAAGTTTGGGTTCTGTACGCTTGCGTTTGTCTGGTACTGGAAAAAATAAAGATATTTTAGAACAGGCAATAAAAGATGAGAGTCAAAAATTAATAGCTTTAATTGGCGATATAGTTTATGGCGAAGAAGGAGAGGATGTTTTAGAGGTTGCTACTGCAAAACTACTAACAGAAAAAGGAAAAACTTTAGCTACTGCAGAGAGTTTTACGGGAGGTAAAATATCAGAAATATTTACTTCTATACCAGGGGCATCAGCTTATTTTAAGGGAAGTGTGGTTTGTTATGCAACAGAAGTTAAAATTAATGTTTTAGGAGTTTCAGAGGCTTTAATTAAAGAGTATTCTGTGGTTAGTGAGCAAGTTGCAATAGCTATGGCTACAAATGTGCAAAAAGCGCTTAAAACCGATTTTGCAATTGCAACAACAGGTAATGCAGGACCAACAAAGGGAGATTCTAATGCAGAGGTGGGTACTGTTTATATTGGTATAGCAACTCCAACAAAAATATTTGCTATTAAAGAGCAATTAGGAGGTCAAAGAGAAAGAGTGGTAAATAAGGCTATTAATAAGGCTTTAGAGCTATTATATAAAGAAATATTAGGTTGTTAA
- the ftsY gene encoding signal recognition particle-docking protein FtsY, which yields MSLFKNIFSSKKKESLDKGLEKSKSSFFSKLSKAVAGKTKVDDDVLDNLEEILVTSDVGVETTLKIIDRIEARVSKDKYLGTDELNVILREEIASLLSETNTGNDTEFTVPKGVKPYVIMVVGVNGVGKTTTIGKMAYQFKKQGLKVVLGAADTFRAAAIDQLQVWADRVDIPIVKQKMGSDPASVAFDTLSSAVTQNADVVIIDTAGRLHNKVNLMNELTKVKRVMHKVVEDTPHDVMLVLDGSTGQNAFEQAKQFTKATEVTSLAVTKLDGTAKGGVVIGISDQFQIPVKYIGVGEGIEDLQVFNKFEFVDSFFNLKK from the coding sequence ATGAGTCTATTTAAAAATATATTTTCTTCAAAAAAGAAGGAAAGCCTTGATAAAGGTTTAGAGAAAAGTAAAAGTAGCTTTTTTTCTAAGTTAAGTAAAGCTGTAGCTGGTAAAACTAAGGTAGATGATGATGTATTAGATAATCTAGAAGAAATTCTAGTAACTTCTGATGTTGGAGTAGAGACTACCTTGAAAATTATAGATCGTATAGAGGCACGTGTTTCTAAAGATAAATATTTAGGTACAGATGAGCTTAATGTAATTTTGCGAGAAGAAATTGCATCACTTTTATCAGAAACTAATACTGGTAATGATACAGAGTTTACGGTTCCTAAAGGTGTAAAACCATATGTAATAATGGTTGTTGGTGTTAATGGTGTTGGTAAAACTACAACCATTGGTAAAATGGCTTATCAGTTTAAAAAACAAGGGTTAAAAGTTGTTTTAGGTGCGGCAGATACTTTTAGAGCCGCTGCTATAGATCAACTACAGGTTTGGGCAGATCGTGTAGATATTCCTATTGTAAAGCAAAAAATGGGTAGTGACCCCGCTTCTGTTGCTTTTGATACGCTAAGCTCTGCTGTAACACAAAATGCAGATGTTGTAATTATAGATACAGCTGGGCGTTTACATAATAAGGTAAATTTAATGAATGAACTTACCAAAGTAAAACGTGTAATGCACAAGGTGGTAGAAGATACTCCGCATGATGTAATGTTGGTTTTAGATGGTTCTACAGGGCAAAACGCTTTTGAGCAAGCTAAACAGTTTACTAAAGCAACAGAGGTTACATCATTGGCGGTTACTAAATTAGATGGCACAGCTAAAGGAGGAGTGGTAATTGGTATCTCAGATCAATTTCAAATCCCTGTGAAGTATATAGGAGTAGGAGAAGGTATAGAGGACTTACAAGTTTTTAATAAGTTCGAGTTTGTAGATTCTTTCTTCAATTTAAAAAAGTAA
- a CDS encoding serine hydrolase domain-containing protein — protein MKNSKYFVTVILFCFLFGCSTDSDTAIENIDSNKLYFPPINSDEWQTNSISNLNWNEDALQPLLDFIETNKTKAFLILENGKIVVEWYGNNTDANSNLAWNSAAKTLVSFTAGIAIEEGFLDVNLPSSNYLGTGWSSLTTTQEQSITVKNHLTMTTGLDYTVTNNNCTDPECFTFKNLPGTFWYYHNGAYTITHNIIEGATQQNFNTYFNNKLKNMTGMQGSWLPFGYFKLYYSNARSMARFGLLNLNKGNWNGTSVLKSETYFNEMTNTSQNSNKAYGYFWWLNGKDSYRLPTSEQEYTGKLIPNAPNDLIAGLGKDDQKLYVIPSKNLVIVRMGDAANDELLGPSSFDNILWEKINNLIN, from the coding sequence ATGAAAAACAGCAAATACTTTGTTACAGTAATATTATTTTGTTTTCTTTTTGGCTGTTCTACAGACAGTGACACCGCTATTGAAAATATAGATTCTAATAAACTATACTTTCCTCCTATAAATTCTGATGAATGGCAAACAAATTCTATTTCTAATTTAAATTGGAATGAAGACGCCCTACAACCTCTTTTAGATTTTATAGAAACCAATAAGACTAAAGCTTTTTTAATACTTGAAAATGGAAAAATTGTAGTTGAATGGTATGGTAATAATACCGATGCAAATTCTAATTTAGCATGGAACTCTGCTGCAAAAACATTAGTTTCTTTTACTGCCGGAATTGCTATTGAAGAAGGTTTTTTAGATGTTAATTTGCCATCTAGCAATTATTTAGGTACAGGCTGGTCTTCTTTAACAACTACTCAAGAACAAAGCATTACAGTTAAAAATCATTTAACAATGACTACTGGTTTAGATTATACTGTAACTAACAACAACTGCACAGACCCAGAGTGTTTTACTTTTAAAAATTTACCAGGCACATTTTGGTACTATCATAATGGAGCATACACTATTACACATAATATTATAGAAGGAGCCACACAGCAAAATTTTAATACTTATTTTAATAACAAACTAAAAAATATGACTGGTATGCAAGGCTCTTGGCTACCTTTTGGTTATTTTAAATTATACTATAGCAACGCCAGAAGTATGGCCAGATTTGGTCTTTTAAATCTAAACAAAGGAAATTGGAATGGAACTTCTGTTTTAAAATCTGAAACATATTTTAACGAAATGACTAATACATCTCAAAACTCAAATAAAGCCTATGGCTATTTTTGGTGGTTAAACGGAAAAGATTCTTACAGACTACCAACATCCGAACAAGAGTATACTGGCAAACTAATTCCTAATGCACCAAATGATTTAATTGCCGGTTTAGGCAAAGACGATCAAAAATTATATGTTATACCAAGCAAAAACTTAGTTATTGTACGTATGGGTGATGCCGCTAATGACGAATTACTTGGTCCATCTAGTTTTGATAATATACTGTGGGAGAAAATAAATAATTTAATTAACTAA
- a CDS encoding fumarylacetoacetate hydrolase family protein, producing the protein MKIICIGRNYTDHIKELANEKPTDPVVFIKPDSAVLPKEQDFYIPEFSNNIHYEVEVLVKIKKVGKHIESQFAPNYYDEIGLGIDFTARDLQSKLKEKGLPWEKAKGFDGAAVIGKWLSKSKFSSVDDINFSLLKNDKIVQKGNTNLMLWKVDELISYVSQYFMLKKGDIIFTGTPAGVGRVDANDYLCGTLEGEEMFTLNIK; encoded by the coding sequence ATGAAGATAATTTGCATTGGTCGTAATTACACAGATCATATAAAAGAGTTGGCTAATGAAAAGCCTACAGATCCTGTCGTTTTTATTAAGCCAGACTCAGCTGTATTGCCTAAGGAGCAAGATTTTTATATTCCAGAATTTTCTAATAATATTCATTATGAAGTAGAGGTTTTGGTTAAAATTAAAAAGGTAGGTAAGCATATAGAGTCTCAATTTGCACCCAACTATTATGATGAAATTGGGCTAGGAATAGATTTTACGGCTCGTGATCTTCAATCTAAGTTAAAGGAAAAAGGATTACCTTGGGAAAAAGCAAAGGGTTTTGATGGTGCAGCGGTAATAGGTAAATGGCTTTCAAAAAGTAAGTTTTCTTCTGTAGATGATATAAATTTTTCTTTACTAAAAAATGATAAAATCGTACAAAAAGGAAATACAAATTTAATGTTGTGGAAAGTAGATGAGTTAATCTCATATGTTTCTCAGTATTTTATGTTAAAAAAAGGAGATATCATATTTACGGGTACACCAGCAGGTGTAGGAAGAGTAGATGCTAATGATTATCTTTGTGGCACGTTGGAAGGAGAAGAAATGTTTACATTAAATATTAAATAA
- the rpmB gene encoding 50S ribosomal protein L28 translates to MSKVCEITGKKAMFGNNVSFSINKTRRRFDVNLSKKRFYIPEEDRWITLKVSTRALKSINKKGISEVLKEAKAQGVIK, encoded by the coding sequence ATGTCAAAAGTTTGTGAAATCACTGGAAAGAAAGCAATGTTTGGAAATAACGTGTCTTTCTCTATTAATAAGACAAGAAGAAGGTTTGATGTAAATCTTTCCAAAAAACGTTTTTACATTCCAGAGGAAGATCGTTGGATAACTTTAAAAGTATCTACAAGAGCTCTTAAGAGTATCAACAAAAAAGGAATCTCTGAAGTATTAAAAGAGGCTAAAGCACAGGGGGTTATTAAATAA
- a CDS encoding amidase family protein translates to MKKYVLVVLVLLVISCKNKVEDAKKELVLWQPYNDSLEVAENAEHTNPRMRYKLIQSKVIDKNEIFLPLYPEVQKLSNEEYKALKPLILEQNIYTLRKHINNGELTYEKLVLFYLYRIYKYELDNATTLNTIVALNKDVVMQARKLDELKKKGDESNVVHPIYGMPILLKDNINTKGMFTTAGSIAFKNNVTDDAFVVKRLKENGALILGKVNLSEWAYFLCTGCPVGYSAVGGQTLNPYGRKIFETGGSSAGSGTAVAANYAVAAVGTETSGSILSPSSQNSVVGLKPTIGFLSRTGIVPISSTLDTPGPMAKNVPDAAILLDAMKGKDAADSKSVEKELGVLSAPLTDNSLKGKRFGVIKNLLATDSIYRASVDKLREHGSIIVEITPPEVSMSGFLSILNIDMKHDLPTYIKNQTKNKLPIQDIKSAVAFNAKDSVIKIPYGQSLFRGILADTTTVEELAVIVSNLEQSGRRYFNEAMDAHNLNAILSINNYHAGYAAVAKYPAITVPMGYKKTGEPISLTFIAKQFNEAELLRYAAGFESAFKARQIPENYN, encoded by the coding sequence ATGAAAAAGTATGTTTTAGTTGTTTTAGTGTTGTTGGTTATTTCTTGTAAAAATAAAGTAGAAGATGCTAAAAAGGAGCTTGTTTTATGGCAGCCTTATAATGATTCTTTAGAAGTTGCAGAAAATGCAGAGCATACTAATCCTAGAATGCGTTACAAATTAATACAGTCTAAAGTAATAGACAAGAATGAAATATTTCTTCCTCTTTATCCTGAGGTTCAAAAATTATCTAACGAAGAATATAAAGCCTTAAAACCGCTTATTTTAGAACAAAATATCTACACGCTACGCAAGCATATAAATAATGGTGAGTTAACTTATGAGAAATTGGTTCTCTTTTATTTGTATCGTATATATAAGTATGAGTTGGATAATGCTACAACATTAAACACTATTGTAGCTTTAAATAAAGATGTAGTAATGCAAGCTCGCAAATTAGATGAGCTAAAGAAGAAAGGTGATGAGTCTAATGTTGTGCACCCTATTTATGGTATGCCTATTTTGTTAAAAGATAATATAAATACTAAAGGAATGTTTACTACAGCTGGTTCTATAGCTTTTAAAAATAATGTCACAGATGATGCCTTTGTGGTAAAAAGATTAAAAGAAAACGGAGCTTTAATTTTAGGCAAGGTTAATTTAAGTGAGTGGGCCTATTTTTTATGTACAGGTTGTCCGGTTGGGTATAGTGCTGTAGGTGGACAAACATTAAATCCTTACGGTAGAAAAATTTTTGAAACAGGTGGTTCTAGTGCTGGTAGTGGCACGGCAGTGGCGGCAAATTACGCTGTGGCTGCTGTAGGTACAGAAACATCGGGCTCTATATTGTCTCCTTCTAGTCAAAACTCGGTTGTTGGTTTAAAGCCTACAATAGGTTTTTTAAGTAGAACTGGTATTGTACCAATTTCTAGCACCTTAGATACTCCTGGCCCAATGGCTAAAAATGTGCCTGATGCTGCTATTTTATTAGATGCAATGAAGGGTAAAGATGCTGCAGATAGTAAATCTGTTGAAAAAGAATTAGGAGTGCTTTCTGCACCTTTAACGGATAATAGCTTAAAAGGGAAGCGTTTTGGGGTGATTAAAAACTTGTTAGCTACAGATTCTATTTACAGAGCATCGGTAGATAAACTAAGAGAGCACGGAAGTATTATTGTAGAAATTACGCCTCCAGAAGTTTCAATGAGTGGTTTTTTAAGTATTTTGAATATTGATATGAAGCACGATTTGCCAACTTACATAAAAAATCAAACTAAAAATAAACTACCAATACAGGATATAAAATCTGCAGTAGCGTTTAATGCTAAAGACTCTGTTATAAAAATACCTTATGGGCAATCCTTATTTAGAGGTATTTTAGCAGATACCACTACAGTTGAAGAATTGGCTGTTATTGTAAGTAATTTAGAGCAAAGCGGAAGGCGTTATTTTAATGAGGCTATGGATGCTCATAATTTAAATGCAATTTTATCTATTAATAATTACCACGCTGGTTATGCGGCAGTAGCTAAATACCCTGCAATTACAGTGCCAATGGGGTATAAAAAAACAGGAGAGCCAATTAGTTTAACTTTTATAGCTAAACAATTTAATGAGGCAGAATTGTTACGATATGCTGCTGGTTTTGAGTCAGCTTTTAAGGCGAGGCAAATACCAGAAAATTACAATTAG
- a CDS encoding DUF4295 domain-containing protein, with amino-acid sequence MAKKTVASLQTSSKRLTKAIKMVKSPKSGAYTFVESVMAPELVSEWLAKK; translated from the coding sequence ATGGCAAAGAAAACAGTAGCAAGTTTACAGACCAGCTCAAAGAGATTAACTAAAGCCATTAAAATGGTAAAGTCTCCTAAATCAGGAGCTTACACTTTTGTGGAATCAGTTATGGCTCCAGAATTAGTAAGCGAGTGGTTAGCTAAAAAATAA
- the rpmG gene encoding 50S ribosomal protein L33, translating to MAKKGNRIQVILECTEHKESGQPGTSRYITTKNKKNTPDRIELKKFNPILKKMTVHKEIK from the coding sequence ATGGCAAAGAAAGGTAACAGAATACAAGTTATTTTAGAGTGTACAGAGCACAAAGAGTCTGGGCAACCAGGTACTTCTAGGTACATTACCACTAAAAACAAAAAGAACACTCCGGATAGAATTGAGTTAAAGAAATTTAACCCAATTTTAAAGAAGATGACTGTTCATAAAGAAATAAAATAA
- a CDS encoding Hpt domain-containing protein has translation MIYSLDKLNEMAEGDMDFINSVVSVFLEEVPEDLGLLEKAIESRDYEPTYQLAHKIKPNVDLLGMEQTRAAAFEIESLGKQQGDFNKIEEVFKTLKIDVLQVVTELKNDFSL, from the coding sequence ATGATTTATAGTCTTGATAAGTTGAATGAAATGGCGGAAGGTGATATGGATTTTATCAATTCTGTAGTATCTGTTTTTTTAGAAGAAGTGCCTGAAGATTTGGGTCTTCTTGAAAAAGCAATTGAAAGTAGAGACTATGAGCCAACCTACCAGTTGGCACATAAAATTAAACCTAATGTAGATTTGTTAGGTATGGAGCAGACTAGAGCTGCTGCTTTTGAAATAGAATCATTAGGGAAGCAACAAGGCGATTTTAATAAAATTGAAGAAGTTTTTAAAACGTTAAAGATTGATGTTTTACAAGTTGTAACAGAATTAAAAAACGACTTTAGTTTGTAA
- the recR gene encoding recombination mediator RecR translates to MEFSSKLLENAVYEISQLPGIGKRTALRLALHLLKQPKDQTSALSSSLLKLREEIKFCSNCHNISDVELCEICANPKRDESIVCVVEDIRDVMAIENTGQYRGLYHVLGGRISPMEGVGPQNLTIGSLVNKSKDGIIKELIFALSSTMEGDTTNFYIYKQIEGMGLKTSTIARGIAVGDELEYADEVTLGRSILNRVPFENSLKLG, encoded by the coding sequence ATGGAATTCTCTTCTAAATTGCTAGAAAATGCAGTATATGAAATATCTCAGTTGCCAGGAATAGGCAAACGTACTGCTTTGCGCTTAGCTTTACATTTATTAAAACAGCCTAAAGATCAAACTAGTGCCTTGTCTAGCAGTTTATTAAAATTAAGAGAAGAAATCAAGTTTTGTTCTAATTGCCACAATATATCTGATGTTGAGTTGTGTGAAATTTGTGCAAACCCAAAGCGAGACGAATCTATTGTATGTGTTGTAGAGGATATTAGAGATGTAATGGCTATAGAGAATACAGGGCAATACAGAGGCTTGTATCACGTTTTAGGGGGTAGGATATCTCCAATGGAAGGTGTGGGGCCGCAAAATTTAACAATTGGTTCTTTGGTTAATAAATCTAAAGATGGTATTATAAAAGAGTTAATTTTTGCTTTAAGTTCTACTATGGAAGGTGATACTACAAACTTTTATATTTACAAACAAATAGAAGGTATGGGCTTAAAAACTTCTACTATAGCACGTGGTATTGCGGTTGGTGATGAGCTAGAATACGCAGATGAAGTTACCTTGGGTAGAAGTATATTAAACAGGGTTCCTTTTGAGAATTCTTTAAAATTGGGATAG
- a CDS encoding carboxypeptidase-like regulatory domain-containing protein gives MRLFFLLFFSVVSLSAQEILIDGTIYNAKTQEPIPYVNVSFLNTLKGASTDEKGYFFVDVPNSFLEKQVHLSSLGFKDTIVAVKQLVADKKFGMVEESFELDEVVVAKSIGDSFVLNPIGSYDLKSGFASSSTPWVLATYYPNIGASKKYINKVTVFFQQDEGFKRRASKFRIRVYAVDPETKKPTNDLLHKSIILETFAENDFVSIDLSAFTIKMPREGVYIGLEWLFVPYNWYAIKGKDAISNELTIEDRFAPTFGGVYNKNQNFKVMVYGMGEWTDFKVKSKDNTKHLIPAVSLKLSKEKQ, from the coding sequence ATGAGATTATTTTTTTTGCTCTTTTTTAGTGTTGTTAGCTTATCTGCACAAGAAATTTTAATAGATGGCACCATTTACAATGCTAAAACACAAGAGCCAATTCCTTATGTAAATGTTAGTTTTTTAAATACCTTAAAAGGTGCCTCTACAGATGAAAAAGGGTATTTTTTTGTTGATGTTCCTAACTCTTTTTTAGAAAAGCAAGTACACTTATCTTCATTAGGTTTTAAAGATACTATTGTAGCTGTTAAACAACTTGTAGCAGATAAAAAGTTTGGTATGGTAGAAGAATCTTTTGAATTAGATGAGGTTGTTGTTGCTAAATCAATTGGAGATTCTTTTGTTTTAAACCCTATTGGTAGTTATGACTTAAAAAGTGGGTTTGCGTCTTCTTCTACACCGTGGGTATTGGCAACTTACTACCCAAATATTGGAGCTTCAAAAAAATATATAAACAAGGTTACTGTATTTTTTCAGCAAGACGAGGGCTTTAAAAGAAGAGCATCTAAATTTAGAATTCGTGTTTATGCTGTAGACCCAGAAACTAAAAAGCCAACTAACGATTTATTGCATAAAAGCATTATTTTAGAAACTTTTGCAGAAAACGATTTTGTTTCTATAGATTTATCAGCCTTTACTATAAAAATGCCAAGAGAAGGTGTTTATATTGGTTTAGAGTGGTTGTTTGTGCCATATAATTGGTATGCTATAAAGGGTAAAGATGCAATTAGTAATGAGTTAACTATAGAAGATAGGTTTGCTCCTACCTTTGGAGGTGTTTACAATAAAAACCAAAATTTTAAAGTTATGGTATATGGTATGGGTGAGTGGACAGATTTTAAAGTGAAATCTAAAGATAATACTAAGCATTTAATACCAGCTGTAAGTCTAAAACTCTCTAAAGAGAAGCAATAA
- a CDS encoding 3'-5' exonuclease, with the protein MDLKLTRPICFFDLETTGINVAKDRVVEISILKIYPNGNKESKTWLVNPEMVIPDEVIAVHGISNEKVANEPTFAALSKEIYAMIKDCDLGGYNSDRFDIPLLAEEMLRAGVDFDMKNTVSVDVQTIFFKMEKRTLEAAYKFYCDKELTNAHSAAADTNATFEVLKSQLDRYPELENDIKKLSEFTTRKKFADFAGFIIIDQDGDAAFSFGKHKGKKVDEVLEKEPGYFGWILNADFPLYTKKVLTQIKLSKLNNKLS; encoded by the coding sequence ATGGATTTAAAGTTAACACGCCCAATTTGTTTTTTCGATTTAGAAACAACAGGAATAAACGTGGCTAAAGATAGAGTGGTAGAGATTTCCATTTTAAAAATATATCCTAACGGAAATAAGGAAAGTAAAACGTGGTTGGTTAATCCAGAAATGGTAATTCCAGATGAGGTAATAGCAGTACACGGTATTTCTAATGAAAAAGTGGCAAACGAGCCTACTTTTGCAGCATTGTCTAAAGAAATTTATGCAATGATAAAAGATTGTGATTTAGGAGGGTATAATTCAGACAGGTTTGATATACCTCTGTTAGCGGAGGAAATGTTGCGTGCAGGTGTAGATTTTGATATGAAAAATACAGTTTCTGTAGATGTGCAAACTATTTTCTTTAAAATGGAGAAAAGAACTCTAGAGGCGGCTTATAAATTTTATTGCGATAAAGAGCTTACTAATGCCCATAGTGCAGCGGCAGATACCAATGCTACTTTTGAGGTTTTAAAATCGCAATTAGACCGTTATCCAGAATTGGAAAACGATATCAAAAAATTATCAGAATTTACAACACGTAAAAAGTTTGCAGATTTTGCAGGCTTTATTATTATAGACCAAGATGGTGATGCTGCTTTTTCTTTTGGTAAACATAAAGGTAAAAAGGTAGATGAGGTTTTAGAAAAAGAACCAGGTTATTTTGGTTGGATATTAAATGCAGATTTTCCATTGTATACAAAAAAGGTACTTACTCAAATTAAACTTAGTAAGTTAAATAATAAGTTAAGTTAA